The following coding sequences lie in one Cotesia glomerata isolate CgM1 linkage group LG5, MPM_Cglom_v2.3, whole genome shotgun sequence genomic window:
- the LOC123265923 gene encoding uncharacterized protein LOC123265923 isoform X1 translates to MRLTAIFAVIMTVLASAMGIPYDYNSFFSDFGPYYRAVTPMRDPRSNTGPVLFPRGPEPDRVETSGVIVGASGFGFVPPNSGKGVNINGR, encoded by the exons ACCGCCATATTTGCCGTAATCATGACGGTGTTAGCAAGCGCAATGGGAATCCCATATGACTACAACTCATTTTTCTCGGATTTCGGGCCTTACTACCGAGCCGTAACACCGATGAGAGATCCTCGATCTAACACCG gACCTGTACTATTTCCACGAGGACCAGAACCAGACCGGGTGGAAACCAGCGGCGTAATAGTAGGAGCCAGCGGTTTTGGATTTGTGCCACCAAACTCAGGTAAAGGCGTCAATATCAACGGTCGATAA